A genomic window from Actinacidiphila yeochonensis CN732 includes:
- a CDS encoding glycosyltransferase family 2 protein → MSRPTAQIAVITPTTLDPVRLGYLTELHDSLERQTVPFEWILAPNGPDAELRRLPPQIAADPRVIICARPRPGAAYARNTALNYVTAPYTCYVDDDDLLPEGSLATRHEHAVRTGLDWVAGWSADLHADGTTRTWVCPTPVGRHTPGQVWTYWNSPETKPPLGHTMLLTRTELLRLSAGHGGLVKGEDYVLVLGVTGRGAGELLPEVVYLYRDHAHQMTEQTDYRDASEYDARRFAFLHGQELHRAAQRQLLAGSATP, encoded by the coding sequence GTGTCCCGCCCCACCGCCCAGATCGCCGTCATCACTCCGACCACCCTGGACCCCGTACGCCTGGGCTACCTGACCGAACTGCACGACAGTCTGGAGCGCCAGACCGTGCCCTTCGAATGGATCCTGGCTCCCAACGGCCCCGACGCCGAACTCCGGCGCCTCCCACCGCAGATCGCGGCCGACCCCCGCGTCATCATCTGCGCCAGACCACGCCCCGGCGCCGCCTACGCCCGCAACACCGCCCTCAACTACGTCACCGCCCCCTACACCTGCTACGTCGACGACGACGACCTCCTGCCGGAGGGCTCCCTCGCCACTCGCCACGAACACGCCGTCCGTACCGGTCTGGACTGGGTCGCCGGCTGGAGCGCCGACCTGCACGCGGACGGCACCACGCGCACCTGGGTATGCCCAACGCCCGTCGGCAGACACACGCCAGGACAGGTGTGGACCTACTGGAACTCCCCGGAGACCAAGCCGCCGCTGGGGCACACCATGCTGCTGACCCGCACCGAGCTCCTGCGTTTGTCCGCCGGCCACGGCGGACTGGTCAAGGGCGAGGACTACGTCCTGGTCCTGGGCGTCACCGGACGAGGCGCCGGCGAACTCCTGCCCGAAGTCGTCTACCTCTACCGGGATCACGCCCACCAGATGACCGAGCAGACCGACTACCGCGACGCCTCGGAGTACGACGCGCGGCGCTTCGCCTTCCTCCACGGTCAGGAACTGCACCGGGCAGCTCAGCGCCAACTGCTCGCCGGATCGGCCACCCCTTGA